In Acinetobacter sp. C32I, one genomic interval encodes:
- the dctA gene encoding C4-dicarboxylate transporter DctA — protein MWQKFKSSLFLQVIFALILGIIIGISFHDFSLALKPLGDGFIALIKMLIAPIVFCVVVLGLYGANDLKKMGKVGAKTILYFEVVTSIALILGIVIAYIFKPGVGMNIDITQLDAKDLNVYTERAHSMGSGSDFLLHIIPKTFVDAFARGDILQVLLIAILFGVALLLIPKHLAELVCKAIEAFSEVFFKMMALVIRLAPIGVFGSVAYTTAKFGVDSLVQLGYLVLLFYVTCILFVLIVLGGILKISGLNIFKFLNYFKAELSIVLGTASSDSVLPQIMKKLKNLGIKDSTVGLVIPTGYSFNLDGFSIYLTLGVIFIAQACNIDLSMHDLLAILLVSLVTSKGAHGIPGSALVILAATLSVIPSLPTIGLVLLLSVDWFIGIVRACTNLIGNCVATVAIAHWEKDIDHARAQAVLSQKV, from the coding sequence ATGTGGCAGAAGTTTAAGTCCAGTCTATTTCTTCAAGTTATTTTTGCTTTAATTCTCGGTATTATTATTGGTATTAGCTTTCACGATTTTTCTTTAGCATTAAAACCATTAGGTGATGGCTTTATCGCGTTGATCAAGATGTTGATCGCGCCTATTGTTTTCTGTGTGGTGGTACTTGGACTGTATGGTGCAAATGACCTTAAAAAAATGGGGAAAGTCGGTGCAAAAACCATTTTATATTTTGAGGTTGTGACCAGTATTGCACTGATTTTGGGGATTGTGATTGCCTATATCTTCAAACCAGGTGTCGGTATGAATATTGATATCACTCAGTTAGATGCAAAGGACCTAAATGTTTATACTGAACGTGCACATAGCATGGGGTCGGGGTCAGATTTTTTACTCCATATTATTCCTAAAACATTTGTGGATGCTTTTGCCCGTGGTGATATTTTACAAGTTTTATTGATTGCGATTTTGTTTGGTGTCGCGTTATTACTGATTCCAAAACATCTTGCAGAATTGGTCTGTAAGGCGATAGAAGCATTTTCTGAAGTGTTTTTTAAAATGATGGCTTTAGTTATCCGCCTAGCTCCAATTGGTGTATTTGGTTCAGTCGCCTACACCACTGCAAAATTTGGGGTAGATTCGCTAGTCCAACTGGGTTATTTAGTCTTACTGTTTTATGTAACCTGTATTCTATTTGTGCTGATTGTTTTAGGTGGAATTCTTAAAATTTCAGGGTTGAATATATTCAAATTTCTAAATTATTTTAAAGCTGAACTGTCGATTGTATTGGGTACGGCATCTTCTGATTCTGTGCTACCACAGATTATGAAAAAGTTAAAAAATTTAGGGATTAAGGATTCTACAGTGGGCTTGGTTATTCCGACAGGCTATTCTTTTAATCTGGATGGATTCTCTATTTATCTAACGCTTGGGGTAATATTTATTGCGCAAGCCTGCAATATTGACTTATCCATGCATGATCTACTCGCAATCTTATTGGTTTCTTTGGTGACCTCAAAAGGTGCGCATGGGATTCCAGGCTCAGCATTGGTTATTTTGGCGGCAACCTTATCCGTCATTCCGAGTCTTCCAACCATTGGTTTAGTTTTGTTGTTGTCAGTTGATTGGTTTATTGGAATTGTACGTGCATGTACCAACTTGATCGGAAACTGTGTGGCAACGGTTGCGATTGCGCATTGGGAAAAGGATATTGATCATGCACGCGCCCAAGCAGTATTAAGCCAAAAGGTTTAA
- a CDS encoding TetR/AcrR family transcriptional regulator codes for MAQMGRPRTFERDQAIQQAMHLFWQYGYDSTSLALLKANIGNGISAPSFYAAFGSKEELFREVIEHYIATHGQVTNSLWDESLAPREAIERTLRQSVKMQTESSHPKGCLLVLSTATCSPENIHIQQLLTQYRLTTHDRFTQCVQHAMDIGELTADTNITAYATSIYSFLLGISVLARDGVSGDCLDAAVTEIMCHWDSRVATSQVKCHHD; via the coding sequence ATGGCACAAATGGGCCGACCTAGGACCTTTGAACGTGATCAAGCAATTCAGCAGGCCATGCATCTATTTTGGCAATACGGATATGACTCGACATCCTTGGCCCTGCTCAAAGCTAATATTGGCAATGGTATCAGTGCTCCTAGCTTTTATGCTGCCTTTGGTTCCAAAGAGGAATTATTCCGAGAAGTCATTGAGCATTACATCGCAACGCATGGTCAGGTCACGAACAGTCTCTGGGATGAAAGTCTTGCACCAAGAGAAGCGATTGAACGAACCCTGCGCCAATCCGTGAAAATGCAAACAGAATCTAGTCATCCAAAAGGCTGTTTATTGGTTCTTTCAACGGCGACCTGTTCCCCCGAAAATATCCACATTCAACAACTCTTAACCCAGTATCGCCTAACAACTCACGATAGATTTACACAATGCGTTCAACATGCTATGGATATAGGTGAATTAACAGCTGATACGAATATCACTGCTTATGCGACTAGCATATATAGCTTTTTACTTGGCATATCCGTACTAGCGCGTGATGGAGTTTCTGGTGATTGTTTAGATGCAGCAGTAACAGAAATCATGTGTCACTGGGATTCACGCGTTGCCACATCACAAGTCAAATGTCATCATGATTAA
- the murI gene encoding glutamate racemase, with amino-acid sequence MTAVQTMPLLLNPMPHASANAPIGVFDSGVGGLSVAQEIARHLPNERILYYADTAHVPYGARSDQEIRQLTAQAIEWLYRQGCKIAVVACNTASAFSLDYLRDHYGERFPIVGLVPALKPAVIQTQSKVVAVLATPATFRGQLIKDVMANFAQPAGVKVLTVTNLELVPFVEAGQQMSPACLTVLQQVLQPVVQQGADFLVLGCTHYPFLKDAIRQVFDEKLKLIDSGQAVARQTAYILIKNGLLCDKLRHNITRIECYVSGNNAVALQAVLQHLIPEQFTWKIKNLDDIRVENH; translated from the coding sequence ATGACTGCCGTTCAAACCATGCCTCTTTTACTCAATCCTATGCCACATGCATCAGCAAATGCACCGATAGGCGTTTTTGATTCAGGTGTGGGGGGATTATCGGTGGCACAGGAGATTGCCCGACATTTACCCAATGAACGCATTCTGTATTATGCCGATACCGCACATGTACCCTATGGCGCGCGTTCCGATCAGGAAATCCGTCAACTTACCGCGCAAGCAATAGAGTGGTTGTATCGTCAAGGCTGCAAAATTGCGGTGGTTGCCTGTAATACGGCATCTGCATTTAGTCTGGATTATTTACGTGACCATTATGGCGAGCGTTTTCCAATTGTAGGTTTAGTCCCTGCCTTAAAACCTGCAGTGATTCAAACACAGTCTAAAGTTGTAGCGGTACTGGCGACGCCAGCAACCTTTCGTGGACAGCTGATTAAAGATGTGATGGCAAACTTTGCCCAACCAGCAGGGGTTAAAGTCCTGACCGTGACCAATCTGGAATTGGTACCTTTTGTTGAAGCGGGACAACAAATGAGTCCTGCTTGTTTGACGGTGTTGCAGCAGGTTTTGCAGCCAGTGGTGCAACAAGGTGCTGACTTTTTAGTCTTGGGTTGTACCCATTATCCTTTTTTAAAAGACGCGATTCGTCAGGTTTTTGATGAAAAATTAAAATTAATTGATTCTGGACAAGCAGTTGCGCGACAAACCGCGTATATTTTAATTAAAAATGGGTTATTATGTGACAAATTGCGTCATAATATTACACGGATTGAATGTTATGTCAGTGGGAACAATGCTGTAGCGCTGCAAGCAGTTTTACAACATCTGATCCCTGAACAATTTACATGGAAGATTAAAAATCTGGACGATATTAGGGTGGAAAATCACTAA
- a CDS encoding DUF1285 domain-containing protein: MINENDSPQSSLQNKGKIVFSDDKNLMDIAQYIKDVQQSHKRSIPPLEQWHPKHCGKMDLRVKANGEWWHEGQLVKRQALLDLFTKVLWKEDGKFYLKTPVEQIEIEVEDEPLLINQVDQVELEGNTYLQLTTCNQDVVIVDEAHPIFMRKYQGELRPYVHVRFGINALIQRQSFYHLVNYGSLSENAQGETVLTLKSGDLILHLST; the protein is encoded by the coding sequence ATGATAAATGAAAATGATTCTCCACAAAGCTCTTTACAAAATAAGGGAAAAATCGTGTTTTCTGATGATAAAAACTTAATGGACATTGCACAATACATAAAAGATGTACAGCAAAGTCACAAAAGGTCAATTCCCCCTTTAGAGCAATGGCACCCAAAGCATTGCGGCAAAATGGATCTACGTGTAAAAGCCAATGGCGAATGGTGGCACGAAGGTCAATTGGTCAAACGCCAAGCGCTTCTGGACCTGTTTACCAAGGTGCTCTGGAAAGAGGATGGCAAATTCTACCTCAAAACCCCTGTTGAACAGATCGAAATAGAGGTTGAAGATGAGCCTTTATTGATCAATCAGGTTGATCAGGTCGAGCTTGAAGGGAACACTTATTTACAGCTGACCACATGCAATCAGGATGTGGTGATTGTCGATGAAGCGCATCCGATTTTTATGCGCAAATATCAGGGGGAGTTAAGGCCCTATGTGCATGTTCGATTCGGGATCAATGCCCTGATCCAGCGGCAGAGTTTTTATCATCTCGTCAACTACGGCAGTTTGTCTGAAAATGCACAAGGCGAGACGGTTTTAACACTAAAAAGTGGTGATTTGATCTTGCATTTGAGCACCTGA
- a CDS encoding flavin reductase family protein, giving the protein MIFKTSDLDANEIYRLLVGGITPRPIAWISTLSADGVANIAPYSFFNVASCNPPILWYSQVNPRNGQDKDTIRNLIATKECVVHIANTALLEKMNLSCALLPPEQSEFDFAEIESEPSHAVAALAVKHAPVRYECHLREVIQLSSLPSGGTVALLDVKSIYVDDRLWDGQMIDQQQLQSVGKMGGDFYSLTMDLRKLSRP; this is encoded by the coding sequence ATGATTTTTAAAACGTCTGATTTAGATGCCAATGAAATCTATCGCTTGCTAGTGGGGGGAATTACTCCTCGACCCATTGCATGGATCAGTACCCTGTCAGCAGATGGGGTTGCCAATATTGCCCCGTATTCCTTCTTTAATGTCGCCAGCTGTAATCCACCTATTCTGTGGTATTCACAAGTCAATCCAAGAAATGGTCAGGATAAAGACACCATCAGAAATTTAATTGCGACCAAAGAATGTGTGGTGCATATCGCCAATACGGCCTTACTGGAAAAGATGAATTTATCCTGTGCTTTATTGCCCCCAGAGCAAAGCGAATTTGATTTTGCTGAGATTGAGTCTGAACCCAGTCATGCGGTCGCAGCCTTGGCGGTTAAACATGCGCCTGTGCGTTATGAATGCCATTTAAGAGAGGTGATTCAACTCAGTAGCCTACCATCGGGAGGTACTGTGGCATTATTGGATGTGAAATCGATTTATGTTGATGATCGACTCTGGGATGGACAGATGATTGATCAGCAGCAACTTCAAAGTGTCGGCAAAATGGGCGGGGATTTTTATAGTCTAACCATGGACTTACGAAAACTGTCGCGCCCTTAA
- a CDS encoding HopJ type III effector protein, whose amino-acid sequence MAQSLLAQLKDGSAKFADVLAFIEARYQHTPTAFQNGAQSNAATENQGSAKVLSFAKIEGLNQADTLSLFAEHYASVLATPEATDHQNIRQFMQHGWDGVKFEAEALTAK is encoded by the coding sequence ATGGCTCAAAGCTTATTGGCACAACTGAAAGATGGCTCGGCAAAATTTGCAGATGTATTGGCATTTATCGAAGCACGTTATCAACATACTCCAACCGCATTTCAGAATGGCGCACAATCGAATGCTGCGACTGAAAACCAAGGCAGTGCCAAAGTACTTAGCTTTGCCAAAATTGAAGGCTTGAACCAAGCGGATACGCTCAGTTTATTTGCGGAGCATTATGCATCTGTATTGGCAACGCCAGAAGCCACCGATCATCAAAATATCCGCCAGTTTATGCAACATGGCTGGGATGGCGTCAAATTTGAAGCTGAAGCACTGACTGCAAAATAA
- a CDS encoding tRNA (guanine-N(7)-)-methyltransferase codes for MSIRQFQAQRMQAPRDFIAIPNTPICVEIGAGKGKHALLFTGKNPHTTLYAIERTKEKFVAMQKQHQLEPREHLNPIHADALPWVVHALFPAQVEQFFILYPNPEPHNPAQRWLNMPFFEFLLSRLQPNGTITLASNIPEYIDEAEQQLIALWKLPYQKQKIAADSARTHFEIKYLERGELCQQLIICKPEGYATRFDDFAPLQGQKAQERSDV; via the coding sequence ATGTCGATTCGTCAATTTCAAGCACAACGTATGCAAGCCCCTCGTGATTTTATTGCCATTCCCAATACGCCGATCTGCGTTGAAATTGGGGCAGGAAAAGGCAAACATGCCTTACTGTTTACGGGGAAAAATCCACATACCACGTTGTATGCAATTGAACGAACCAAAGAAAAATTTGTGGCGATGCAAAAGCAGCATCAATTAGAGCCGCGTGAACATTTAAATCCGATTCATGCCGATGCATTGCCGTGGGTGGTCCATGCCTTGTTCCCTGCGCAAGTCGAACAGTTTTTTATTCTCTATCCAAACCCAGAACCGCATAATCCAGCGCAGCGTTGGCTGAATATGCCTTTCTTCGAGTTTCTACTTTCTCGTCTTCAACCGAATGGCACGATTACACTGGCAAGCAATATCCCTGAATATATCGATGAAGCAGAACAGCAATTAATAGCATTGTGGAAGCTGCCGTATCAAAAGCAAAAAATTGCAGCAGATTCTGCAAGAACCCATTTTGAAATCAAATATCTAGAGCGTGGTGAGTTGTGCCAGCAGTTGATCATTTGCAAACCAGAAGGCTATGCAACCCGCTTTGATGACTTCGCTCCGTTACAAGGGCAGAAAGCGCAAGAGCGATCTGATGTCTAA
- a CDS encoding DNA gyrase inhibitor YacG — translation MPRTFPCPRCGEASTWEANAFRPFCSERCKLIDLGAWASDEYKLPTQDAPQADLKRHEDDYED, via the coding sequence ATGCCACGTACATTCCCCTGCCCGCGTTGCGGTGAAGCCAGTACTTGGGAAGCGAATGCATTTCGTCCCTTCTGCTCAGAGCGCTGTAAATTGATTGATCTCGGTGCTTGGGCCAGTGATGAATACAAACTACCAACGCAAGATGCACCACAAGCAGACCTGAAACGCCATGAAGATGATTATGAAGATTAA
- a CDS encoding MBL fold metallo-hydrolase: MLQVKIVPVTAFAQNCSLLWDSESKEAILIDAGGDAAVLKKEVESLGLKVKALWLTHGHLDHAGAVGELAETWKIPVIGPHKEDQFWLDMIQEVSARYGFPIPQPVKVDQWLEGGEVLKLGEDEFEVRFAPGHTPGHVMFYNAKHGLLWTGDVLFKGSIGRTDFPKGNHQQLLDSIQRECFSLPDETQFISGHGPMSTIGYEKQFNPFVASKAG; this comes from the coding sequence ATGCTGCAAGTCAAAATTGTTCCCGTTACTGCATTTGCCCAAAATTGTTCTCTTCTTTGGGATAGCGAAAGCAAAGAAGCGATTTTGATTGATGCGGGCGGTGATGCAGCCGTATTAAAAAAAGAAGTAGAAAGCTTGGGCTTAAAAGTGAAAGCACTATGGTTGACCCATGGACATCTGGATCATGCTGGTGCAGTGGGTGAATTGGCGGAAACTTGGAAAATTCCAGTGATTGGCCCGCACAAAGAAGATCAGTTCTGGCTGGACATGATTCAGGAAGTCTCAGCGCGTTACGGTTTCCCCATCCCACAGCCCGTTAAAGTCGATCAGTGGCTCGAAGGTGGTGAAGTATTAAAATTGGGTGAGGACGAGTTTGAAGTGCGTTTCGCACCAGGTCATACCCCAGGCCATGTCATGTTTTATAATGCCAAGCATGGTTTGTTATGGACGGGTGATGTGTTGTTTAAAGGCTCGATTGGTCGCACCGACTTTCCAAAAGGTAACCACCAACAGCTACTAGATTCGATTCAACGCGAATGCTTTAGCCTGCCAGATGAAACGCAATTTATCTCAGGGCATGGACCCATGAGTACCATCGGTTATGAAAAACAATTTAATCCTTTTGTAGCAAGCAAAGCTGGTTAA
- a CDS encoding DUF4062 domain-containing protein codes for MQDTRYQVFISTSGNEMQPERAVLAQTLVGMGFLSWGLEQRTPLSTSIARRQIDDCDYVVILLGSQYGEQSVSGVGYMHLEYIYAMTKQKPVIVFMHEDPESRDAKLHDHKSELKEKFKEFRKQLQHEVDQVFCYRTLRDLELAVRSSMPQMLERYPVVGWVRPQNTQVLRDEIDALRAKVKQLETELGNRETDPLTNVAKVSMHELYAFEYRMHAYQDGNFKEVKPHRKMTWAQLLNVLGSAFVSPTPEEYFSKRMNEYLNETGLDDARKEMPRAHAVSRAQVNIRALHEIKLQMRQNEWIMPTGRDDRQRMLWQLTAKGQKLLESNVLDSNRVFQFKTMH; via the coding sequence ATGCAAGATACTCGTTATCAAGTCTTTATTTCCACCTCTGGCAATGAAATGCAACCAGAGCGAGCGGTTTTGGCACAAACTCTTGTGGGCATGGGATTCCTGTCTTGGGGTTTAGAGCAACGTACACCTTTAAGTACCTCGATTGCCCGTCGTCAGATTGATGATTGTGATTATGTGGTGATTCTATTAGGCAGCCAATATGGCGAGCAGTCGGTTTCAGGTGTGGGTTATATGCATTTGGAATACATTTATGCCATGACCAAACAGAAGCCTGTCATCGTATTCATGCATGAAGATCCCGAATCGCGTGATGCAAAACTACATGATCATAAATCCGAATTAAAAGAAAAATTTAAAGAGTTTAGAAAGCAGCTTCAACATGAAGTCGATCAAGTCTTTTGTTATCGTACATTAAGAGATTTAGAACTGGCTGTTCGTTCGAGTATGCCGCAGATGTTAGAGCGTTATCCTGTCGTGGGTTGGGTACGTCCGCAAAACACACAGGTATTACGGGATGAAATTGATGCTTTGCGAGCCAAAGTCAAACAGCTGGAAACAGAGCTCGGTAATCGTGAAACTGATCCATTGACCAATGTTGCAAAAGTCTCGATGCATGAACTGTATGCTTTTGAGTATCGCATGCATGCTTATCAGGATGGTAATTTCAAAGAAGTTAAACCGCACCGTAAAATGACATGGGCGCAATTACTGAATGTCTTGGGTTCGGCCTTTGTGAGTCCAACGCCGGAAGAATATTTTTCTAAGCGCATGAATGAATATTTAAATGAAACGGGTCTGGATGATGCACGCAAGGAGATGCCAAGAGCACATGCGGTTTCTCGTGCGCAAGTCAATATTCGGGCGTTGCATGAAATAAAATTACAGATGCGTCAAAATGAATGGATTATGCCAACAGGACGAGATGATCGTCAGCGTATGCTGTGGCAACTGACGGCAAAAGGGCAGAAATTGCTAGAAAGTAATGTACTGGATAGTAATCGGGTTTTTCAGTTTAAGACCATGCATTAA
- the hemH gene encoding ferrochelatase, producing MLATQKPKVTVVLANLGTPDEASVPAVRRFLKQFLSDTRVIEIPKLLWWIILHVFVLTFRPKRVAEAYASVWSNDSPMREIVLEQTLLIKQRLQEENHQFELTVVPAMTYGQPSIYTVLDQLAKNPQEHVILLPLFPQYSATSTAPLYDAFAKWIPQQRHLPGITLIKDYYQHPMFIQALADSVLNYQLQHGKAEKLLMSFHGIPQPYADKGDPYADRCRMTARLVAEALHLNEDEWAISFQSRFGKQEWVKPYTDQLLQQWGEQKVQSVQVISPAFSADCLETLEELAMQNKEIFQHAGGGAYAYIPALNADQAHIDLLASLVQANLDALTHTLAHR from the coding sequence ATGTTAGCGACACAAAAACCTAAAGTGACAGTGGTTCTGGCAAATTTAGGCACGCCTGATGAAGCCTCTGTGCCTGCTGTACGACGCTTTCTAAAGCAATTTTTATCTGATACTCGGGTGATTGAGATTCCCAAACTGCTTTGGTGGATCATCCTGCATGTATTTGTGCTGACCTTTCGCCCAAAACGTGTGGCTGAAGCTTATGCATCAGTTTGGTCAAATGACTCGCCAATGCGTGAAATTGTTCTAGAACAAACACTGCTGATTAAACAGCGATTACAAGAAGAAAATCATCAGTTTGAGCTTACGGTTGTTCCTGCCATGACCTATGGGCAGCCCAGCATCTATACCGTGCTGGATCAGTTGGCAAAGAATCCACAAGAACATGTGATTCTATTACCCCTGTTCCCACAATATTCTGCAACCTCCACCGCACCGCTATATGATGCATTCGCCAAATGGATTCCCCAGCAACGTCATCTGCCTGGCATCACCCTGATTAAGGATTATTATCAGCATCCGATGTTCATTCAGGCCTTGGCTGATAGCGTGTTAAATTACCAATTACAGCATGGTAAAGCAGAAAAGTTGTTGATGTCATTTCACGGAATTCCTCAACCCTATGCGGATAAAGGTGACCCCTATGCTGATCGCTGTCGGATGACGGCGCGTCTGGTGGCAGAGGCCTTACATCTAAACGAGGATGAATGGGCGATTAGCTTCCAGTCAAGATTTGGTAAGCAAGAGTGGGTCAAACCCTACACCGACCAACTATTGCAACAATGGGGCGAGCAAAAAGTTCAGTCCGTACAGGTGATTAGTCCTGCATTTTCAGCCGATTGTCTGGAAACACTAGAAGAGCTGGCAATGCAAAATAAAGAAATTTTCCAGCATGCGGGTGGTGGGGCATATGCCTATATTCCTGCCTTAAATGCAGATCAGGCACATATAGATTTGCTTGCCAGTCTGGTTCAGGCTAATCTTGACGCACTGACCCATACCTTAGCCCATCGTTAA
- a CDS encoding SDR family oxidoreductase produces MNTLTGRVALVTGGSRGIGAAIARMLAQHGADVAITYSRSKQQAEAVATEIRALGRRAEVIAADAVDAIQVITAVDTTVDRLGQLDILVNNAGNFLTGQIDQLTLEDYDHTMSVNLRAVFAATMQASKYLPDDGRIISIGSCLASRASREGISLYAASKAALVGLTKGVARDLGKRGITVNLVQPGPTDTDMNPADGSHADAARVTLALADYGQPDDIAATVLHLAGESGRYITGAVIDVDGGFNA; encoded by the coding sequence ATGAATACTCTTACAGGTAGAGTTGCTCTCGTTACAGGTGGAAGTCGTGGTATTGGTGCGGCTATTGCTCGTATGCTTGCGCAACACGGTGCAGATGTGGCGATTACGTATAGTCGTTCGAAGCAACAAGCTGAGGCTGTCGCTACAGAAATTCGTGCCTTGGGTCGACGTGCAGAAGTTATTGCTGCTGATGCGGTTGATGCCATTCAGGTAATCACTGCGGTAGACACTACGGTTGACCGACTTGGACAACTGGATATTTTAGTCAACAATGCGGGTAATTTTCTGACGGGGCAGATAGATCAACTTACACTTGAGGATTATGACCATACTATGTCGGTTAATTTACGAGCAGTGTTTGCCGCGACCATGCAGGCAAGCAAGTATTTGCCTGATGATGGGCGTATTATTTCGATTGGCAGTTGTCTTGCATCAAGGGCAAGTCGTGAAGGAATTAGTTTATATGCAGCCAGCAAAGCTGCCTTAGTTGGTTTGACTAAGGGGGTTGCGCGGGATCTGGGCAAGCGCGGAATTACAGTCAATCTTGTCCAGCCAGGACCAACTGATACCGATATGAATCCTGCTGATGGATCACATGCCGACGCCGCACGAGTGACTCTGGCATTGGCTGATTATGGACAACCTGATGATATTGCCGCAACTGTGCTCCATCTGGCGGGTGAAAGCGGGCGTTATATCACGGGTGCAGTGATTGATGTAGATGGTGGTTTTAATGCCTGA
- a CDS encoding TIGR03862 family flavoprotein, which produces MSKRVAIIGAGPAGLMAAEVLSQYDYEIDVFEQKPSAARKFLMAGKTGLNISHAEPVDSFIQRYDHAAWLGPWVKQWDAQWIQDWMQGLGIESYVGSSGRIFPLEMKAAPLLRAWLKRLMADGVRFHYRHRCVDLSNNQLTIENQTQRFSATYDAIILACGAVSWSQLGSDGAWQQWLASGEIEPFQASNAGVLKTWSPFMQACFGQPLKRVNAWVHPEQQSHGDIIISHYGFESGVIYKLGRDFRAQLAEKQRLQLHLDLLPDVSLDQLEQKLQANKKQSLTNLWRKAGLDTVKINLLREIVEKSVWSDAKQMAQQIKQLQISLEGFRPIEEAISCAGGVKQSAVSPQLQLQSNPDVFCCGEMLDWDAPTGGYLLTACFATGRAAGEGVHQRLKHSPIR; this is translated from the coding sequence ATGTCTAAGCGTGTTGCGATTATTGGTGCTGGTCCAGCGGGATTGATGGCTGCCGAAGTATTGAGCCAATATGACTATGAAATTGATGTGTTTGAACAGAAACCTTCCGCAGCACGTAAGTTTTTAATGGCTGGAAAAACAGGACTCAATATTTCGCATGCCGAGCCAGTCGATAGCTTCATACAACGCTATGACCACGCTGCATGGTTGGGGCCTTGGGTCAAGCAGTGGGATGCTCAGTGGATTCAGGACTGGATGCAAGGACTCGGTATAGAATCTTATGTCGGTAGCTCTGGTCGAATTTTCCCGCTTGAAATGAAAGCTGCACCCTTACTGCGTGCATGGTTAAAACGATTAATGGCGGATGGTGTGCGTTTTCATTACCGTCATCGTTGTGTGGATTTATCCAATAATCAACTCACCATTGAGAACCAAACCCAACGCTTTAGTGCAACTTATGATGCGATTATTTTGGCCTGTGGTGCAGTATCATGGTCGCAATTAGGCAGTGATGGTGCATGGCAGCAATGGCTAGCTTCAGGTGAGATTGAACCATTCCAAGCCAGTAATGCTGGCGTGCTTAAAACATGGTCGCCATTTATGCAGGCGTGTTTTGGTCAGCCCCTGAAGCGTGTCAATGCATGGGTGCATCCTGAACAGCAAAGCCATGGTGATATCATCATTAGCCACTATGGTTTTGAAAGTGGCGTGATTTATAAGTTAGGACGTGATTTTAGAGCACAGCTTGCCGAAAAACAGCGTTTACAATTACATCTGGATTTACTGCCGGATGTTAGTCTTGATCAATTAGAACAAAAATTACAGGCCAATAAAAAGCAATCCTTAACCAATCTTTGGCGTAAAGCAGGGCTAGATACCGTCAAAATTAATTTGCTTCGAGAAATCGTTGAAAAAAGCGTGTGGTCAGATGCCAAGCAAATGGCACAGCAAATTAAACAGCTGCAAATCTCCTTAGAGGGCTTCCGTCCAATTGAAGAGGCCATTAGCTGTGCCGGTGGTGTGAAGCAAAGTGCGGTATCGCCACAATTGCAATTGCAATCTAATCCTGATGTATTTTGCTGTGGTGAAATGCTGGATTGGGATGCACCAACAGGTGGCTATTTACTGACAGCTTGTTTCGCAACTGGGCGTGCAGCGGGGGAAGGCGTGCATCAACGCTTAAAGCACAGTCCTATAAGATAA
- a CDS encoding GFA family protein — protein MSQTSPIYRGSCLCDGIHYEIHGEIGEIIQCHCQRCRKANGTAYATNAPISSAAFKIVQGEELVKKFAASGVYRWFCGECGSPLISSRDAQPELYRLRIGTLDTPLQQKPSMHIFAASKAEWDCIADALPQYAERP, from the coding sequence ATGTCTCAGACCTCGCCTATATATCGTGGTAGTTGCTTATGTGATGGGATTCATTATGAGATTCATGGTGAAATTGGCGAGATCATACAGTGCCATTGCCAGCGTTGCCGTAAGGCCAATGGTACGGCCTATGCCACCAATGCGCCAATTAGCAGTGCAGCATTTAAAATTGTACAAGGTGAAGAGCTGGTTAAAAAGTTTGCTGCATCGGGCGTATATCGCTGGTTTTGTGGCGAATGTGGCTCTCCACTGATCAGTTCGCGTGATGCACAGCCTGAGCTTTATCGATTAAGAATTGGTACGTTGGATACGCCTTTGCAGCAAAAACCGAGCATGCATATTTTTGCGGCTTCTAAAGCCGAATGGGATTGTATTGCCGATGCTCTACCGCAATATGCTGAACGTCCCTAA